Below is a window of Desmonostoc muscorum LEGE 12446 DNA.
CAAAGGTAATCGTCAGCGCAAGCTGCCCGAAGACACCTTAGCAATTATGGAGAAGTTTATTTTAGAAGACTATGAAACTCTTAAACAAAAAAGAATGTGGGAGGTTCACGCGGCTTTAGTTCGAGCTTGCGAAGAATCTGGTGTAATTGCTCCCAGCTATAAAGCATTTACCAAAGAAGTACAACGCCGGACTGGTTACGAACAGACTAAAAAACGCCAAGGTCGTCGTGCCGCTTATCAGCATGAATCCTTCTATTGGGAGCTTGCTATAACTACCCCAAGACACGGCGATCGCCCTTTTGAAATTGGGCATATAGATCATACTGAGTTAGATGTAGAGCTAGTTTGCTCTGATACAGGTCGCAATCTTGGCAGACCTTGGGCAACATTTCTCGTAGATGCTTATTCACGGCGATTGCTGGCAGTTTACCTAACGTTTGACTCACCCTCATATCGTTCTTGCTTAATGGTGCTAAGAATTTGTGTCAAGCGTCACGGCAGGCTTCCCCAAATTGTAGTAGTAGATAACGGTGCAGAGTTTCACAGCGTTTATTTTGAAACACTACTAGCTACTTTTGAATGTACAAAAAAGCAAAGACCCCCAGCCAAAGCTCGTTTTGGTTCGGTTTGCGAACGCCTATTTGGAACTTCCAATACTCAATTTGTCCATAACTTACTTGGTAATACACAAATAACTCGTAACGTCCGCCAAGTCACCAAGTCAGTTAACCCTAAAAATCAAGCTGTATGGACACTTGGTTTACTTTATGAATACCTTTGTGCTTGGGCTTACAAAGTTTACGATACAGACGAACATCCGGCACTTTTCCAGAGTCCGAGGGATGCGTTTGCTGCGGGTATCGCGATTGGTGGCAGTCGGGTTCACCGCATGATTCCTTACGATGAAAACTTTCAGATTCTTACCCTACCTACGACCTCAGAGGGGAAAGCAAAAGTTCAAGTTGGACGTGGTGTAAAAATTAACTCAATCTACTACTGGTCTAATAGTTTCCGCGACCCCCAAATTGAAAATACCTCTGTGCAGATAAGATACGACCCGTTTAATATTGGTATCGCTTACGCCTTTGTTCGAGGACAGTGGGTACAGTGTATCTCTCAATATTATGCAGAACTCCAAGGTCGTTCAGAAAAAGAATTGAAGTTAGCTAGTATCGAATTACGCAAACGCTCTTCAAATCATGCACAACAATCTAAAGTTTCAGCTAAGAATTTAGCAGAATTTTTAGCATCGGTAGAAGCTCAAGAAGCTCTATTAGAACAGCGTTCCTATGATGCAGAAGTTAAGGAAGTCTTTAGGGTAATCGAGGGTGGAAAAGCGACAACAAGCCGTAACGAAGAACCAAAACTTATTCAAGTTACTTTTGCCAATACCGATTTTCAAGCGGATGAAGATGAAGCGATCGTCCCAGAAACACTTGTAGTGTATGAGGAGTTTTAATTATGACAAAATCTACTGGATTTCCTCTTGAACTCCTCACACGGTCTGTTACAGAAAGGCTTGCTTACTTTGAAAATTACACCGTAGCGCATCCTCGACTTAAAGAAGTCTATGAAATTCTCATGCGAACAATTGCTGAACCCGCAGGGGCATCATTTATCTTTATTTATGGCCCTAGCGGTATCGGTAAAACAACTTTGCGACTCCGCGTTGAGCAGAAATTAACAGAACTAGCATTACCTAAACTGGAAAGCGATCGCAGTCGTGTTCCTGTTGTTGGTGTTGAAGCTGTAGCTCCAGAATCGAGAAACTTCAACTGGAAAGATTACTACACACGCGCTTTAATCGCCTTAGAGGAACCCTTAATCGATCACAAGTTTGATTATGGTGTGCGTGGTATCTCTCGCGATAATTTTGGAAAAATTAATGTTGAGTCGAAAGTAGTTGCACCTGCTCTACGCAGAGCTTTAGAAAATGCCCTCATCCATCGTCATCCAGACGTATTTTTTGTAGATGAAGCACAACATTTTGGCAAGATGGCAAGCGGATACAAGCTACAAGATCAATTAGACTGCCTCAAATCTGTGGCAAATATGACAGGTATCTTGCATTGTCTATTAGGAACTTACGAATTACTGACATTCCGTAATTTGAGCGGTCAATTATCACGTCGTAGTGTCGATATTCATTTCCGTCGTTATTGTGCTGATAATCCAGAGGATGTACAAGCTTTCAAAAGTGTATTGTTGACTTTTCAACAGCAGATGCCACTTGCAGAGCATCCAGATTTAGTTAGTCATTGGGAATATTTTTACGAACGTACTTTAGGATGTGTTGGCATACTAAAAAATTGGTTAACACGCGCTCTCAAAGATGCTCTAGATCGAGAAGCAACAACAGTCACTCTCAAAGACTTACAAAAACGTGCTTGGTCGGTTGCCCAGTGTCAGAGAATGTTCAAGGAAATTCAAGAGGGCGAACGACAATTATCTGAAACGGAAACAGATATACAAAACTTACGCTCTGCATTAGGACTTGGCGCAAAACCAATTGTGCTACCCGAAGAAACTCCAAAAACTACTCGTTCGCCAGGAAAGGTTGGCAAACGCAAAGCTAAAAGAGATCCCATCGGAGTGCAGCAAGATGTTAGCTAGTGTATTAGAAACATACGAATCTTGGAATTTAAAAAAGCCATTAATTCCACAACGTAGTCGCCTCTATCAACCTCAACCTGTAGGTCTTGGGACTCCTTACATAGAGAGTTTAACAGGCTATATCGCACGGATAGCAGAGTTGCATGGAGTTCTTCCAGGAGTCTTGATAACTAGAGAAATTGCTCCGCTTGTCAATAAAATATATTTCCAAAATGGAGCTAATCGAGGTTTTCGTGAAATATTCAACCGTAGTCAAGCGTTAAATGGCATGGGAGAGATGGCAGCAGATTTAGTTCAAGTTTTACAAAAATTGACGCTTAGAGATGACTTGCGTTTTTTAACCATGCTGTTTTGGTCTAACATTTTGACTCCACGCAATTTATTTCGTACCAGAAAAGCTTGGTGTCCAATTTGTTATCAAGAGCGGCATCAAAATGGGCTGGTAGTCTATGAGCAATTGCTTTGGACAATTAACCTAATTACAATTTGCCCGCAGCATCAAAAACCCTTGGTTGAACTTTGCCCTCACTGTAATCATGAATCACCTTTGTTAAACTGGCGCTCAAGACCTGGTTACTGTTCAAAGTGTGGAGAGTGGTTAGGCGCAAATCAATGCCTTAAGACATTTACAGATGGTGAAGGATCAATAAAATTACAGTTGGAGTGGCAGTATTGGACTGCCAATGTTGTAGGAGAGCTAATTTTAGCTGCTCAATGCTTTGAATCTGCCCCATCAAAAGAAAATATTACAAAATCATTAAATATAGTTATTGATAAAGTTGCGGAAAATAATGCAGCTGCATTTTCTCGTCTTATTGGAGTACCAAAAAATAGTTTGTGGATGTGGCAGTCTACTAAAACCTTGCCAGAGCTAAATACACTTCTGAAAATTTGTTACGAATTAGAGATATCGTTGGTAGAATTTCTTACTCCAAAAAATCTAATTACTAAATCTTTTACAAAAATCTCGCAGAAGCACCTCCAACTTTCTCGCACACCAAGGGTATCTCCAAAATCTTTCGACCAATATCAAGTAAAAGATGCTTTATTAGCAATACTTACAGGTAATGAAGAACCACCACCAACAATGGAAGAAGTTGGAAAGCGTTTAGGTCATCACAACAGAACTATTTCTAGACACTTTCCAGATTTGTGTAGTGCTATTTCTGCTAAATGTCGTAATTACAATAAAGCTTGCCGTCTCAAAAGCATAGAAAAACTTTGCAGCGAAGTTAGAGAGATTGTCCTTAGCCTTAATGCTCAGGGTGTGTATCCCACAGAAGGTCGTGTTTGTGAATTAATGCCAAATCCGGGGTGTTTTAGATATAAACAAGTCCGCGCTGCTTTTAATGATGCACGACGTGAGTTTGGTTTGTAAGCTGTTATATGTAAAACTAGAACAGCTTATATGACTGGAACCATAACCTTGCCACCCTTTATTGGAAGCATAAGCTTGCCGTTGCGGCAAAGTTATGGGTAAAGTCACAAATCGACGGCTTTTCGTTTTTTTTTGGTCTATGGGCAGTACCAGACTCGAACTGATGACATCCTGCTTGTAAGGCAGGCGCTCTACCAACTGAGCTAACCGCCCGTTTTGTCTCACGATTATATAATATAGCAAAAGATTTTCTATTGCGCTAGTGTTTTTGGAAAAATATTTTTTGAACGTAGACGCGCAGGTGCCAAGGACACACAGACAAAGAAGAAATGCTTAACCCAACAGTATTGGCTTATAATCTCTCAGTATTCAGCACTTAGGACTCAGAATGCCCTCTGGTCGCACGCACGATCGCATTACTCTATATGCTCTGCCGTTCGTGGCGGGTGTAACTTTGTGGCAGACTCGCAGTAGCAATGCGACTTTGTTGGTTGCAGGCGGGTTTCTCTTCGGTGGGCTGATGTTTGGCCCGGATTTAGATATTTATTCTGTGCAATTTCAACGCTGGGGTTTCTTGCGTTGGATTTGGCTACCTTATCAAAAAAGTTTGCGGCATCGTTCTTTTTTATCCCACGGGCCGATTATTGGTACGACGCTGCGGATAATCTATCTGGGGTGCTTGCTAGCTATCTTGGCAATTTTTGTTTTGGTAATTGCCCAAAAGCTGTGGAATTTTAATTTTACCTGGCAGGATTTGGGTGGAAGTATTGGGCGATCGCTCCTGCAATACGATACTGAATATGTCGCCCTGTTCTTGGGTTTGGAATTCGGTGCTATGAGTCATTCTCTCAGCGATTGGAGCGGTTCGGCATACAAGCGCTTTCAAAAACAGGGAATTCGTGGGTTGCTTCCTAGTGGCAAAATAAAGAAGCGTAAAGTTGCAACTCGCGGTCGTCCTCGCTCTACCGGAAGCAGAGGGACTGGCAGACAAAGGGCTAGAGGCGACAAGGGGAAAACTCCTAACTCTTGACAAAGGACAAATCACAAATGACAAATGACAAAGTTGATACTTTGGCGGCGTTACAGGAGTTAATAGAGGTAGTAGCAAAATTGCGATCGCCTGATGGTGGTTGTCCCTGGGATTTGGCACAAACTCCCGAAACGCTGACACCCTATGTAATCGAAGAAGCTTATGAAGTGGTGGATGCGATTAAAAGTGGGGATAAAAGTGCGATCGCCGAAGAGTTAGGCGATTTATTATTACAAGTAGTATTGCAAGCCCAAATCGCCAGTGAATCTGGACAATTTTCTCTCAAAGAAATCGCTCAAGGCATTTCCCAAAAGTTGATTCGCCGTCATCCCCATGTGTTTGGTGATGTGTCGGTGCAAAGTGTGGATGAGGTGCGGCAAAATTGGGAACAAATCAAAGCTGCGGAAAAAGGCGAGTCATCCCCAGAAACTCAAAAACTTAGTGCGAAACTCAGTCGTTATGGACGTACTCTTCCCCCGTTAACTGCGGCGATGAAGATTTCCGAAAAGGCTGCGGCTGTGGGGTTTGAATGGGAAAACATTGAGGGCGTCTGGGATAAATTTCATGAAGAGTTGGCGGAATTTGAACAGGCTTTAGCTGACGAAACACCCGCACGGCAACAATCAGAATTAGGGGATTTACTATTTGCGGTGATTCAACTTGCACGTTGGCATAACCTTGACCCCAGTGCTGGTTTGCAAGGTACAAATCAGCGATTTGTCCAGCGGTTACAAAAAATGGAGGCAGTTGTTGACCGTCCCCTTAGTGATTACAGTTTGGATGAGTTAGAAACTCTTTGGCAGCAAGCAAAAGCTCTAATTGCTCAAGAAGGGAGTGGGGAGTAGGGAATGGGGAGTGGGGCATGGGGCATTGGGCATTGGGCACTTGTACTGAGCGAAGCCGAAGTATGGGGATTGGGCATGGGGCAGGCTTAGAACTTAAAGCTTCAGGCTCAAAGGTGCAACTTCCAGGCTCAAAGGCGCAACTTTCGAGTTCAAAGCCTCAATGTTCATGCTCAAAGGTGCAACTTTCGAGTTCAAAGCCTCAACGTTCATGCTCAAAGGTTCAACGTCGAGCTTCAAAGCCTCAACGTTCATGCTCAGAGGTTCAACGTCGAGCTTCAAAGCCTCAACGTTCATACTTAGAGGTTCAACGTCGAGCTTCAAAACCTCAAACTCCCATCCCCCTCATCTCCCCCTGCCCTCATCTCCCCCACTCCCCATTCCCCACTCCCTTCCTCAAGATTCTTTAGCATCAAACCACTTATCATATAACGATTGATAAGTGCCATTTTCTTTGAGATTCAGTAAGGCTTTGTTAATTGGTTTGCGATAGGGACTGTTATTCGGTAGAACGATACCGTAACTTTCTTCACGCAAGATAGTGCCAACAACCTGTACTTTGCCTTTGCCTTCATTGGCAGCATAGAAGAGGAGTACAGGTGCATCAAACACCACGGCATCAGCTTTTTTTGTTTGCAGAGCATTGTAAGCTTGCTCAATTTTAGGGACTTCTAGAACTGAAATATGATGTTCTCGCAGGTATGCAGCTGCTGTGCTACCCGCAGTTGTAGCTACTATCTTGCCTGGTAAATCGTCGATACTCTTGATATCGCCTTGGAGTTGCTGCACTGTTAATGAGGTGGTGGCGGTGGCTGTAAAGTAGGCAGCGAAAAGCACTCCGATGAACATCCAAACAATACCTACTAAGCGTCCTAATACTCCCTTGGGCATTTCATCAGCTTGGGTTGCTAATGTGGCAGCTGCCCACCAACAGGCTTTGAAAATACCAGGAAAGTATGATTCAGGAACCATCCCTTCTTTATGATGGCGCTCAGATAACCAAATAATGTGGGCTGCTATGACAATTAGTACTAGGGCAATGCCTATGACTTGGAAGAGGCTAGCAGAAAAAAATAATTGCAAAATATTTGGAAAGCCAGTGTTGTTGTTCTCTGCATTTCTGACCAGAATTTGCAGCCCCCCAGCAAAAATCGGTAATGAGAAGTCAAAATTCTGCTGGCGTTCGGCTGTAATGGAGATAGCTGCAATTCCTAAGTTGGCTTTGTTGTCCTGAATGCCAGCAAGCAGTTCCGACACTGTGGAATATTGAATAAATTTAGACTCTACACCGATTTCGTTAGCGATGCTGCGCCAAAGGTCGATACTAAATCCCGATAGCTGACCTTTCTCTGGTAGCACAAAGGGTGGTATGACTCGTGTAGCTACTAATAACGGTTGTTGGGGTTGTGGCTTTTGGGTAAATCCTGGGGATGCCATTAACAACAATGCCAGAATTGTACCTACTAATCCTATGCAGGTATAGAGTACTAAGGAACGGCTGGTTTGATTTTTGCCTTT
It encodes the following:
- a CDS encoding TnsA endonuclease N-terminal domain-containing protein, with the translated sequence MKEQFEQWVARLQISEAGQKIIEKVRSSEPSRRVGGGSKNVSGRYPSRKMGVTIQFESHRVELPIIYQLEHDEDVLEFYDQPPQIKLDYQASNGRRLGVLHTPDLFVIRTNSAGWEECKTEQDLKKLAEKNPNRYFYSEEDNQWHCPPGEDYANQFGLYYCIRSDREINWVLQRNLQFLEDYYRSESLVVEEAIAQSLLAVVSSQPGITLAELLNHSTGAKSDDIYTLIIQQQIYIDLNATPLAEPERCLIFRDEQTASAYRLMVEQPSVNLPAISPVVNIVTGTTVSWDGKGLNIIHVGETEVILGAENNQLIELKKAVFENLVRQGKITSLQTPEKTAISTESWQRFRQASPEDQAEALERYKIIEPYLNGHPPENETIPARTIRDWKAKYLTAIQKYGCGYIGLLSHRSVKGNRQRKLPEDTLAIMEKFILEDYETLKQKRMWEVHAALVRACEESGVIAPSYKAFTKEVQRRTGYEQTKKRQGRRAAYQHESFYWELAITTPRHGDRPFEIGHIDHTELDVELVCSDTGRNLGRPWATFLVDAYSRRLLAVYLTFDSPSYRSCLMVLRICVKRHGRLPQIVVVDNGAEFHSVYFETLLATFECTKKQRPPAKARFGSVCERLFGTSNTQFVHNLLGNTQITRNVRQVTKSVNPKNQAVWTLGLLYEYLCAWAYKVYDTDEHPALFQSPRDAFAAGIAIGGSRVHRMIPYDENFQILTLPTTSEGKAKVQVGRGVKINSIYYWSNSFRDPQIENTSVQIRYDPFNIGIAYAFVRGQWVQCISQYYAELQGRSEKELKLASIELRKRSSNHAQQSKVSAKNLAEFLASVEAQEALLEQRSYDAEVKEVFRVIEGGKATTSRNEEPKLIQVTFANTDFQADEDEAIVPETLVVYEEF
- a CDS encoding TniQ family protein, translated to MLASVLETYESWNLKKPLIPQRSRLYQPQPVGLGTPYIESLTGYIARIAELHGVLPGVLITREIAPLVNKIYFQNGANRGFREIFNRSQALNGMGEMAADLVQVLQKLTLRDDLRFLTMLFWSNILTPRNLFRTRKAWCPICYQERHQNGLVVYEQLLWTINLITICPQHQKPLVELCPHCNHESPLLNWRSRPGYCSKCGEWLGANQCLKTFTDGEGSIKLQLEWQYWTANVVGELILAAQCFESAPSKENITKSLNIVIDKVAENNAAAFSRLIGVPKNSLWMWQSTKTLPELNTLLKICYELEISLVEFLTPKNLITKSFTKISQKHLQLSRTPRVSPKSFDQYQVKDALLAILTGNEEPPPTMEEVGKRLGHHNRTISRHFPDLCSAISAKCRNYNKACRLKSIEKLCSEVREIVLSLNAQGVYPTEGRVCELMPNPGCFRYKQVRAAFNDARREFGL
- a CDS encoding metal-binding protein — encoded protein: MPSGRTHDRITLYALPFVAGVTLWQTRSSNATLLVAGGFLFGGLMFGPDLDIYSVQFQRWGFLRWIWLPYQKSLRHRSFLSHGPIIGTTLRIIYLGCLLAILAIFVLVIAQKLWNFNFTWQDLGGSIGRSLLQYDTEYVALFLGLEFGAMSHSLSDWSGSAYKRFQKQGIRGLLPSGKIKKRKVATRGRPRSTGSRGTGRQRARGDKGKTPNS
- the mazG gene encoding nucleoside triphosphate pyrophosphohydrolase gives rise to the protein MTNDKVDTLAALQELIEVVAKLRSPDGGCPWDLAQTPETLTPYVIEEAYEVVDAIKSGDKSAIAEELGDLLLQVVLQAQIASESGQFSLKEIAQGISQKLIRRHPHVFGDVSVQSVDEVRQNWEQIKAAEKGESSPETQKLSAKLSRYGRTLPPLTAAMKISEKAAAVGFEWENIEGVWDKFHEELAEFEQALADETPARQQSELGDLLFAVIQLARWHNLDPSAGLQGTNQRFVQRLQKMEAVVDRPLSDYSLDELETLWQQAKALIAQEGSGE
- a CDS encoding ATP-binding protein, producing the protein MTKSTGFPLELLTRSVTERLAYFENYTVAHPRLKEVYEILMRTIAEPAGASFIFIYGPSGIGKTTLRLRVEQKLTELALPKLESDRSRVPVVGVEAVAPESRNFNWKDYYTRALIALEEPLIDHKFDYGVRGISRDNFGKINVESKVVAPALRRALENALIHRHPDVFFVDEAQHFGKMASGYKLQDQLDCLKSVANMTGILHCLLGTYELLTFRNLSGQLSRRSVDIHFRRYCADNPEDVQAFKSVLLTFQQQMPLAEHPDLVSHWEYFYERTLGCVGILKNWLTRALKDALDREATTVTLKDLQKRAWSVAQCQRMFKEIQEGERQLSETETDIQNLRSALGLGAKPIVLPEETPKTTRSPGKVGKRKAKRDPIGVQQDVS
- a CDS encoding transporter substrate-binding domain-containing protein, which produces MINAIATRFRRVMAGRKSRIAYFQGHKGKNQTSRSLVLYTCIGLVGTILALLLMASPGFTQKPQPQQPLLVATRVIPPFVLPEKGQLSGFSIDLWRSIANEIGVESKFIQYSTVSELLAGIQDNKANLGIAAISITAERQQNFDFSLPIFAGGLQILVRNAENNNTGFPNILQLFFSASLFQVIGIALVLIVIAAHIIWLSERHHKEGMVPESYFPGIFKACWWAAATLATQADEMPKGVLGRLVGIVWMFIGVLFAAYFTATATTSLTVQQLQGDIKSIDDLPGKIVATTAGSTAAAYLREHHISVLEVPKIEQAYNALQTKKADAVVFDAPVLLFYAANEGKGKVQVVGTILREESYGIVLPNNSPYRKPINKALLNLKENGTYQSLYDKWFDAKES